In Haliaeetus albicilla chromosome 12, bHalAlb1.1, whole genome shotgun sequence, a genomic segment contains:
- the DNAAF4 gene encoding dynein axonemal assembly factor 4 isoform X1, which translates to MPVWLREYSWRQSGSAVYLSLPLRGVRVTPANIFCTDRYLKVSIPPFLFEAILYAPIDDTSSTAKIGNGIIFFTLYKKEVAMWDSLTLPNANKEKLQYLRENAVLKAHEKAKEEAEAKKVTKQEHKKHALEATMKLEEAERKRIEDLKEKERQKVTKELELWKKQQKDAEKQKRVQKEGELYQVEQLKEKKKEKINKTRIPNEGTSKTRLKPTKGYGSYSMFSENLKEEQLPAPRSAATIRINFTSRVFPTALRESCVAEEEEWLRKQAEARRAISADLSELEDLKEEEKNPDWLKNKGNKMFATGNYLAAVNAYNLAVRLNNKLPLLYLNRAACHLKLRNLHKAIEDSSKALELLTPPVPDNENARVKAYVRRGTAFCQLELYTEGLQDYEAALKIDPKNKTIEKDAEKIRHLIQGTTQDS; encoded by the exons ATGCCGGTGTGGCTGCGGGAGTACAGCTGGCGGCAGAGCGGCTCCGCCGTGTACCTCTCGCTGCCGTTGCGCGGCGTTCGGGTCACCCCCGCCAACATCTTCTGCACCGACCGGTACTTGAAG gTAAGCATCCCTCCCTTTTTATTTGAAGCCATTTTATATGCTCCTATTGATGACACAAGTAGCACAGCAAAGATTGGAAATGGAAtcattttcttcactttgtATAAAAAAGAAGTGGCCATGTGGGATTCCCTAACTCTACCAAATG ctaACAAGGAGAAACTGCAGTATCTAAGAGAGAATGCTGTTCTAAAAGCCcatgaaaaggcaaaagaggaggcagaagcaaaaaaagttacaaaacagGAACACAAAAAACATGCTTTGGAGGCCACAATGAAG CtagaagaagcagaaagaaaaagaattgaagatctgaaagaaaaggagcGACAGAAGGTCACTAAGGAGTTGGAGTtatggaaaaaacagcaaaaagatgCTGAGAAACAAAAGAGGGTACAAAAAGAAGGGGAACTATATCAAGTAGAGCAattaaaggagaagaaaaaggaaaaaataaacaaaactagGATTCCTAATGAAGGAACTTCTAAGACCCGACTCAAACCTACTAAAG GTTATGGTTCCTATAgcatgttttcagaaaatttaaagGAGGAACAGTTACCAGCTCCTCGATCTGCTGCTACAATTAGAATCAACTTTACGTCACGAGTTTTTCCTACAGCTCTGCGAGAATCTTGCGTTGCAGAAGAAGAGGAG TGGCTACGTAAACAAGCAGAAGCTCGAAGAGCAATAAGTGCTGATTTGTCTGAGCTggaagatttaaaagaagaggagaagaatcCAGATTGGTTAAAGAATAAAGGAAA CAAAATGTTTGCAACAGGAAACTATCTTGCAGCTGTAAACGCATATAACCTCGCAGTGCGGCTAAACAATAAGCTTCCCCTACTGTATCTGAATCGTGCTGCTTGCCACCTTAAACTGAGAAATTTACATAAAGCTATTGAAGATTCCTCTAAG GCACTAGAACTGCTGACACCACCTGTTCCTGATAACGAGAATGCTCGAGTGAAAGCATATGTGAGACGTGGAACAGCATTTTGTCAGCTGGAATTATATACTGAAG GTCTCCAGGATTATGAAGCAGCTCTCAAGATTGATcccaaaaataaaactatagaAAAAGATGCTGAGAAGATTCGACACCTAATTCAAGGAACAACACAAGattcttaa
- the DNAAF4 gene encoding dynein axonemal assembly factor 4 isoform X2, which translates to MPVPPEVSIPPFLFEAILYAPIDDTSSTAKIGNGIIFFTLYKKEVAMWDSLTLPNANKEKLQYLRENAVLKAHEKAKEEAEAKKVTKQEHKKHALEATMKLEEAERKRIEDLKEKERQKVTKELELWKKQQKDAEKQKRVQKEGELYQVEQLKEKKKEKINKTRIPNEGTSKTRLKPTKGYGSYSMFSENLKEEQLPAPRSAATIRINFTSRVFPTALRESCVAEEEEWLRKQAEARRAISADLSELEDLKEEEKNPDWLKNKGNKMFATGNYLAAVNAYNLAVRLNNKLPLLYLNRAACHLKLRNLHKAIEDSSKALELLTPPVPDNENARVKAYVRRGTAFCQLELYTEGLQDYEAALKIDPKNKTIEKDAEKIRHLIQGTTQDS; encoded by the exons ATGCCTGTCCCACCAGAG gTAAGCATCCCTCCCTTTTTATTTGAAGCCATTTTATATGCTCCTATTGATGACACAAGTAGCACAGCAAAGATTGGAAATGGAAtcattttcttcactttgtATAAAAAAGAAGTGGCCATGTGGGATTCCCTAACTCTACCAAATG ctaACAAGGAGAAACTGCAGTATCTAAGAGAGAATGCTGTTCTAAAAGCCcatgaaaaggcaaaagaggaggcagaagcaaaaaaagttacaaaacagGAACACAAAAAACATGCTTTGGAGGCCACAATGAAG CtagaagaagcagaaagaaaaagaattgaagatctgaaagaaaaggagcGACAGAAGGTCACTAAGGAGTTGGAGTtatggaaaaaacagcaaaaagatgCTGAGAAACAAAAGAGGGTACAAAAAGAAGGGGAACTATATCAAGTAGAGCAattaaaggagaagaaaaaggaaaaaataaacaaaactagGATTCCTAATGAAGGAACTTCTAAGACCCGACTCAAACCTACTAAAG GTTATGGTTCCTATAgcatgttttcagaaaatttaaagGAGGAACAGTTACCAGCTCCTCGATCTGCTGCTACAATTAGAATCAACTTTACGTCACGAGTTTTTCCTACAGCTCTGCGAGAATCTTGCGTTGCAGAAGAAGAGGAG TGGCTACGTAAACAAGCAGAAGCTCGAAGAGCAATAAGTGCTGATTTGTCTGAGCTggaagatttaaaagaagaggagaagaatcCAGATTGGTTAAAGAATAAAGGAAA CAAAATGTTTGCAACAGGAAACTATCTTGCAGCTGTAAACGCATATAACCTCGCAGTGCGGCTAAACAATAAGCTTCCCCTACTGTATCTGAATCGTGCTGCTTGCCACCTTAAACTGAGAAATTTACATAAAGCTATTGAAGATTCCTCTAAG GCACTAGAACTGCTGACACCACCTGTTCCTGATAACGAGAATGCTCGAGTGAAAGCATATGTGAGACGTGGAACAGCATTTTGTCAGCTGGAATTATATACTGAAG GTCTCCAGGATTATGAAGCAGCTCTCAAGATTGATcccaaaaataaaactatagaAAAAGATGCTGAGAAGATTCGACACCTAATTCAAGGAACAACACAAGattcttaa
- the PIERCE2 gene encoding piercer of microtubule wall 2 protein, whose amino-acid sequence MTSAEKLPSSLNTEQNQSPHLPLCANPGNPVFSCMLDPKTLITNGSSTKPQVLLFKTTSSEYGAIPPVSQLVPCIYHPVDQTFSKHLLACGSFEDSYLNTAIDRSRVYDYPNFQHTL is encoded by the coding sequence ATGACTTCTGCTGAGAAACTGCCATCAAGTCTGaacacagagcaaaaccaaTCTCCTCATCTGCCTCTCTGTGCAAATCCTGGCAACCCGGTGTTTTCCTGTATGCTGGACCCCAAAACACTCATCACCAATGGTTCTTCGACAAAGCCTCAGGttttactgtttaaaacaaCTTCAAGTGAATATGGTGCTATACCACCTGTCTCACAGTTGGTTCCCTGTATTTATCATCCAGTGGATCAAACCTTTTCAAAACACTTACTCGCTTGTGGGTCATTTGAAGATAGTTATTTAAACACTGCTATTGACAGAAGTAGAGTATATGACTACCCCAATTTCCAGCATACTCTGTAA